The sequence below is a genomic window from Melospiza georgiana isolate bMelGeo1 chromosome 6, bMelGeo1.pri, whole genome shotgun sequence.
TCCGGTCTTTTGTTTGAAGctttcaaacaaaaaaagagaatggGTGAGCACAGGATGGGCAGGGTGAACAGGGAGAGGTACCAGTCCCACACTGTGCtgtggaggggaagggcagctcACCCAAGGGTCTCCCAGCACCCAGTTGAACTCCAGCACAAGGAtagcccccagcccagggagcaaCCTGCTGGTTGCCCATCTCCAGCATCACAGCAAGGGCAGTCCCTTGGTGCTGCAGGATTGGTGATGGGGACAAACCCTGGGTCACAGCCCTATTCCAGCCCGAGTGGGTGACCATGGAGAAGTTCCCTGCCTTGCAgacaggagctgccagctcccatGTCTGACCAGCTTTTATTGAGCAGGGCAAAGCTGAGATGCAGCTGTAAAAACATGAGGAGCCCAGTTCCCTTCTGTTCCCAAGCAGAACAGCTTCCCAGGCAAGATCCCTGGCACCTGCCCCGTGCCAAAACTGGGACGGATGCAGCCCTACAGCCTTGCCTGCCCCAGGtttccttcctccccagctgcagagcGCTGGCAGGACAGAGAAGTTCTGCAGGTGCAGCCCTGTGAGCCATCTCCACTCACTGCCACATcatgctgtcccctccccagccagtTCCAGCAGCACATGCACCAGCTTGGCTCCTCATTGTCCCTAGAATGTCCTCAAACAGCAGCACACTGCTTGAGCTCCTCATCTTCAGCCCCAGGCTTGGTCTCAAGTCCTTTTCTCTTGCTGCCAGTGGGGCAGATGGGCAAGGGAGTCCTTGGTGCCAGGCggtgctcccagcagggccaagCAGGAGTAACAGTCAGCTCTTCCGTGCTGGAGTCCTGGAGGGACACGGCTCCACAGTGCCccgtgctggggacaggggcagctGGCTCGGCCCATGGTGGGAgcgaggctggggcagggcaggggctaCCTGCGGGGTGTGCCACACCTGCAAAGAGAGCAGGGCACGGGGTGAGCACCGCCAGCACGGgacctgctctgccctggggcccCCTTTGTGCCTGGGACACAGGCGTGCAGGGGCAGGGCCGGCAGGCAGCCTCCTCAGGGGGAGCAGTGAGGGTGGTGGGGCTGCCACTGCTGAGCCCCAACAGCAGCCTCCACACAAAAGGGGGGAATGCCAGAGCAAACTGCTGGCCACAGGTGTCACACCTCAAAAGtgtgtccagcctgtgctgtgaCAGCAAGGAGTTTGAGAAAGTGAGATAAAGGATGGAAAGAGTAGAGTAACCCAAACAACAATCAGTCAAGGACAGCAGTAAGGACACAACTGGCAGCAAGATGAGGCTGAAACTGGAAATTCATGGATCCATGAAATCCACCATGGTCTGTGATGGCAATAGAGCAAAACACCATCAAGTCACCAAGCCCATCCATCCCCATTCTGCCCAGCTTTGAGCTGCTGAGCCTGGGGACTACAAGGTACCTCCCGAGTCTTCGGCAGGAGGCCTGTTTCCCCACAgccactgtcccctcctgcttacttctgtgtctgctctgcacAAACCCTTCACTGCTCACAGTGTCAGTAAAGATCTAAATGCTTAATGAAGACACATCCCAAGAAAATTAACCCAGAAGACACCATCCATACCTGCCCCTGCTCACTTACAGTTCACAGTCTTTCCGTCCCTTCTTGTCTTGTCTTCTCTTACCTCGGCCCTTGGACCTCCTCCTTCAGAAGGAAAGTACCACAAGAAGGGCTGATGAGTGGCAGATGAGACCCACAATCCCAGCCAGTAACAAAGCCCCTGGTGTCACTCACCTTCCCAACCTCATCAGGTCCTGCCGGGGCCTGCAGATGGGAAAATGACAGAGAGAAGTGGTTATTGGGCAGTGCTGCATGttgagctgcaggagctggcccCGGGACATGCCCAATACACTGCACAATCTACCTGTCATCATTCATGTTTAAAACAGACAAAATAGCTCTTCTCTTGACCTCATCAAGCCCTCAGTCAGGAGCTGattgcagcaggcagagagcaggCAGAGACAGCACAGGGGCTGGTTGGCTTGGGTGACTACCCTGGGGCTGTGACATTTTGCCCGTGAGGCTGGAGAGGGCAAGCTCAGCCTTAGCTGCTCCCAGTGGCAGCTTGCACATCCCATAGTGAAACAAGGTGCAACATCCTGAGTGACAAACATGGGGGATTTGCTGCAAAGTCCTGGTGGTGGGTTCTCAGCCATGACCTACCTTGCCTGTGGGCGTCACAGCCAGGACATCTGCCATTCCTACACTAACTACAGAAGGCAGTGATGTACAGGTGTGGAGAGCACATTAGGAAGAAGCCAAAAACTGCTACagagggcagcctgcacaagtGCTCATAGGAGATCCCCCTGAAAGTTACCCTAGGGAGGAAAAGCACAAAAGGCTTAGGAAATTCCCTGCATGGGAAATAGCTGGAAGCAGAGAAGGAGGCAAGTAATATATCTGCTTCTTCCCACTCTGTCTTCTGCATCTACTGACAGACAGAGACCGTGTGGAGCTGGGTCTGCTCCAGTACAGCTGCTCGTAAAACTGCAGGGGAATACCAGTCTGGGAATCCTCAGGATCTTCTTCCAGGAAAGGATCATGTCTAATGGCTGCCCAGCAGGACACTCATCCCCCAGTTTTCACAATACTAAATCACCCTGGGATCATGATGAAGAGTGATGACCAGGGCCCCccatgcaggcagtgctggagtcTCTATGGCAAGgaccagctgcaggcagcaccagagctgctcccacagcactgcagaggcCCCATCCTGCCCAGGCTTTCACCACTTTTGGGACACAGTGAATACCCCAAGGGTTGACAGGTGCCAGCAGTCTGCGGCAGGCAGGTGCTGTGCATCCATTCCAGGCCAGCACTGCATATCCAGTGTGTGTTTTAGGCTTTCATTTGTTGGCTTGTATGTAAACCTCTGCTGTGCCCCCAGGTCTGTATGGGGTAGCCTCCCTTAAATGGTGGCCCAAGACTCAGCTGTTGAGCTTTCTCTTTGGGCCACAGTCACATCTAGGCACGCCAAGCCACggagctccctgcagagccaccacCTTGGACGTGCTATCACACACCAAACTGCTGCCACAGAGCCACCAGCCTTGCTCCATTACCCACAGGCAGATCCCCTGGCTAAAGAGCATAGACCAGGCATgccaaggcagctgcaggggtgGGGCGCGCAGCCTGCAGACAGTGCATGGTGCCTGACCTGTGCTCACAATGGCACGCACCCCATTGTCTGCGGGGAGcaggtgcagggctgtgctgcagcctgcagctggaCAAGGGCCACAAGAACCTGCAAGCCCCAGTGCAAAGACAGCAAGAGgggtgccagcccagccagggtgcccagagggtGCCCCTGCTCCGCAcacagggagagctggcaggCTTGCTCGTGCTGGACCCCAGGAGTCCCTACCTGCACTCGCACTGCTTGTGCTCGGTGAACGCCATCTCCACATAGGGTGCCTCCCCGTTCGGCTTTATCTTCAGGAGCTGAAAGAAGAGCAAAGGTTACTTCTCAGGCAGTGGCAGGAGGGGGCTGGAAAGACTCCCGAGCCACTGCCTTGCCACCCCAGGCTCTTGGGAAGATGCATGTCTAACCTGTTCCTCGGGACCTCCAACAACAGAGTCCACCTCCACACGTAGGCAGCACTGGCCAGGCCCAGCTGCCCCGGCAGCTTGGGAGGCtctgccagtgccaccccttGTCTTCAGGGCTTTAATTTAAGTCCCATGGCCTTGGGAGTTCCCTGCcttagaaaagatttttcagtcTCTACCTTTCTGCACAATTTTCACGTTTCTGACCCCTTTGCACACCTCCCTTCTCTGACAGAAATATCCTTCCAGTCGTGTTTTTCAGGCCaatcccactgctgctgcctcctcctggacACTTCCTACAGCACTGAGTTGGAATTGAGTGGAGTCAGTACCACagtgcctccccagcccaggggtaCAGGATTTGCAGTGTCACATGTCACAGCCCAGCTTgaagttcaggttggacatccAAGGGCCTTACAGGATACATTCATCATTCTGTGATCCCCACTAGCCCCTTCAGATGCGTCTGGCATTTCcaccctgcacacagcagcaggatccCTCCCATAGAGGGAGACCTGTGCTCGGGGAGCTGCCTTCTGCTCACACCAGGCTTTTGATCCATCCCAGCCAAGAGCTTTTTGCCATCCTGCCTTCCAACACACTTTCAACCTCAGAGACCAAAATCACAGGTGGTTTATTGCCGGCATTCCCTAGTCCATCATCCATGGCAAAGCAGAGCACTTCCCTGGTCCCTGCAGGATCAGCAGGTTGATCTCTGgcagctcagtgcaggggctgcagtgtgAGGACAGCTGCTGCCTGGTACGTGGGGTGACACCTGACCTCAGGGCCAAGCCCaaagagcaggcagagggaCCCGACTGGCTTGGCTCGCATTTCAGCAGTTGTAAGTCCTCTCCCTCGCTAGCCACACTGCTACAATGCCTAGAGGATGCAAAGCTGCTAGCTCACTTCCCGGCGCTGGTGAGCCCCCCTCCAGCCGTgcggcagccccagccccagccccacagcagcagcagctcgtACCTGCATGGTGACCGTGCTCGTCTCCACGGGCACGCAGCGGAGACCCTCGTCCCCACAACAGCCTCCgcagcgctgcagagagacGCAGGAGGGTCTGAAAATGTACTCCACCTCGTTGGGGAATTCGGTAATGACGTccaccagctgctccagaggcCGGCAGAAGCTACGATTCCAGATCTCCCGAAAGGTAAGGACTGCAAGAGACAGGGACTGTCAGGGGCGCCCAGGGCGGCAGAGCCCAGCCGGGCAGGTGCAGCAGCCGCGGGGgggtcctgcagccagggaagcgGAGCGCAGGGAAGCAAAGGACCACTCTGTGCTCCCAGTAAGTCCGTCACTGTACTGTGCACATCACTGCGCGGGGGCTCACACGGCCGCCCCGACGGCTCTTTCTCCTTCTATCCGCCAGCTGGGTCTCCTGCCCCGGCTCTCTGCTCACCCCCGAGCTCCGCCGCCAAGGGGCTCCCCCGCACCTCGCCCGGCcggacagccgtgccctgggcagggagagccgaGCGGAGCTCTCTCACCCGGCACCCCGCGCGCCGGCACCGGAGGGGCGGCACTCTCGGGACCGGGCTGCGCTCCGCTCCGGCCCGCGGCGGTACCCGGTGCCCGAGGACGGCTGGGGGCGTCAGCTTGCTCCGAGCCTCGGCACAGCTCCCGGCCACCTCCCCGGCTGTCACCACGGGGCTCCAGAGGTAACAAAGCCCCGGGTAGCACCCAACGCGCCCCGGCCTTGCGCGAAGCCTTCCCTGGGTTGCTGCCCCCTCCCAGCCGCGGCACCGGCGGCCGCCCATTTCCAACTCACCGGGAGACTCCGTGCTGGCGGTCCCCCGTTCCTCCGGGGCCTACAGGAGAGAAAGCCGAGCTCTGGGGGGGCAGCACGGGGTGACCCGCTGCCGCCCCCCGCCCAGCGCCGGGAGGAGCCGTCCCggcccccgcggccgccccgaGCAGCCGCACCGCGCTCCGAGCCCCCTCCCGCCCCTCGGCTCTCACCGGGGCGGGCGGTGCCCCCAGCGTCCCGGCCACCAGCAGCCGCAGGAAGGCGCCGAGCAGCCGCATCGCCGCCCCGGTACAGACTCGGCGCCGCCACTaccgccccgccgcccccggcatgccgccccgccgccgggcCACCGGCCCCGCCGTgccgcctccgccgccgccgggccATGGGAGcgcgccccgctccgccgccgtATTTCACCGCCACcgccccgccgctgccccgccccggccccgccgcggggcGGGAGCAGGTGCTGGCCCcgggggccgcgggcacggCCGGTGCTCCCGGACGCGGCGGAGCCCTCTCCTCCAGCGCCCCCGCACCGCCTCCGGGCACCGCTCCATCGGGCTGTCCCGGCGCTTCCACTCACCGCCCCGTGCCCGGTGAATCCCCGGCCGGCGGGAACCACcggagctctgctgggcttcTCGGCTTGCTGTTTTCGCTGCCCCATGCCCATCCACCCGTTCTGCGCCCACCTGCCTCCTGCCCCCATACAACAGCCCTTTTCCCACCATCCTCTTAATTCCTCTACTGATGCCCTGTTCCCACCCAAACTTCCCGTGCCTGTCCAcccatccccttccccctcAAGCTGCCCCGTGGCTGTTCCATCAGCCCCTGCCGCTGGACCCCTGCCAAAGGGTTTCCAGTCCCCTCAGCCTCAGGTACAGCATCCTGGTTCTGGTCTACAGCTTGGAAGGGAAGGGGGCACAGCAGGTCTTGGGTCAAACCCTGCTGCCAACCCAAAGGAGCTCTGTTGGccttttctgttctatttttaaGCCCCAGAGGCCAGGGAAGCTGGAACTATGAGAGGTGTGATGAGATGCCGACAGGCAACACGATCCCCCGTGGGCTGCAGGTCCCAGGGAAATAACGAGCTCTGTGTCCGTGCCAGGATTCACGTCCTCCTGGGAGAGTGGGGAGGCTGCTTCAGGGCTTCCCTACCCAACACCATGTGAggtctgtccctgcagcatgAGGATGCCAGTGATCCGCTCCCAGCCTGTGGGATCTGtccccaggggatgcagggcaTGCCAGCTGCCtgtcctcagccctgctgggccatGCAAGTGGCAGTGACTCAGgcaccagcaggagctgggctcagtCGGCAGCTTCTAGGCATTGGTACCACTGAGTGTGTCACAAAGCTGCTGGAGCAAGGCCTGGCAAATTAGCATGGAGATGCTGCAGAGATAAGCACAGAGAACTCCCAGCCCCACCGCGGGGAGGGTGTGCTGCAGTTCATCACTCAGCACCaactcagcagctgctggggctgctgtggcagtgTCAGTGCCTGTTCAtgctccttctcctggctgGGCAGCAAAAAGCAGGTAACATCCTTAAAGTGGTGACTGGAGCATGCTTGTGGTCCCCCTCTGCCACCCTACAGACCCTCCTGGGCCAAGGGGACCCCTTTCCCACTTCCCCAGGGCTGGTTGTGAGATGGGGTGAGGAGAGAGCATTTCCTCCCACCCGAGAACAgaggctgccctgagcagcagctgctgccaactCACTGGACAGACAGAATCCTGTTATTGCAAAGACCGTGACCACACGGGGCCTCATGCCTGTCCTTGCAGGAAGGTCCCTTGGGGCCACCTCTCAGACACAAGGCCAGCCTCTGGCGCTGGAGCAAAGGGCTCtcccccaggagctgtgtggctTGGGAGACCAGCCCTTAATTGCTGAGTGCAGTCCTGTGCCTGGTCTGAAGCTATTTCCTCAGAGGCCTTGGGCAGAGTTTACATTCCTGGGATGAGCATCCACTTTCTAGGCAGTGTGGAGCAGAGACAGGAGAAGAGGAATAATATTTGGACACCAGTCACCTGTGATCAGCAACATCCTCCTGCATGTGGGAGAAATATCAAGCCGGCTGGGGTCACAGCTGCTGGAGCATTGTGCCATGCTCCTCCCTGGGGGGCCAAATgtgcccttccccagctgcaggacagggctggaggtCGATGCTATAAATGCACCAGCATGTCCCTCGCGCCGCCCCCACTCGGCTCTGGGGACCGGAGTTACGCATTagggagaagggacagaggAAGCTCAAGGAACCAGCCAGGGACATGAGGCAAACAGAGACATTTCCTTAAAGAGCAAATGCCTCCCTGCAGTGAGCCCCACGCAGTGGCTGCTGACTGGGAGCATCCCCTCGAAtatggcactgctgcctgtgccacctcccCGCCCTGCTCACCGAGGTGGGTGGGGAATGACGGAGCATCCTTGCTGTGGGCGAGCCCTGGCTGTCAGGTGGGGAaggccagccctggcactccGCTGCAAGCatgccatggcacagccctgccagggaacagggtCACCTCCATGCCTCCTTCAGGGTGAGGGGGAAGAGCAGgggccctggctgcccaggggcactgaagGAGCCCAGAGCAAGCAGCGGCTCTTCCCTGCAAACCCcaccctgctcactgcaggcaAGGTCCCTCCTAAGTAATCTTTTCCATAAAACAGCCCCATGTCAGCATCAGAGTTCTCTCACGGGCATCTTATACTCTGCAAAATCCCACCTTTGGCATCTCACGTGGAAGAACCCAATAAAAACTTGTCCCTGCATCATTCTTAAACTGTCTGCAGCCAGGGCCTCCTGTGTCACCCCTGAAGCCCTCGGAGAACACCTCTGAAATCCTCAGGGCATTATTTTTGTTCTGATGCTATTTAGGACAGATAACTCAGTCTCATCAAAGCTATAGGCTTCTACCAAGGGAAGGGCCAGTCTATCCATGatccagtgcccagcacagtcACCCTCTTGTGTTTGACCCCAGTAGGCAAGAaccccaccagcagctccctaTATCCTGCATTGTGACGGGACTCCTGAGGTCAGAGCAGCATGAGGATGTAGGGCACTGGGCTCCTCACACCTGCCATcatcccagagcccccaggTCTCACCCTCACTGTTTCATTTGATtgctttctctgcttctgtgaTCTCTTCTCTGAGAGTCTCCTAAGCTCCACTACCAGAGAGTCAGTCCATGCTAGCACTGGGATAAACCAGGTCAATCACCTGCAGTTTGTATCTCCGCAGTGAGAATGAGGACGGGAATGGGCTGGCTGGggcatccccagctccagcctcttgGCACAGGTAACCCAGGCCTCTCTCAGGACACTGCTGCTGACTTCTGAGAAATGCAGGGATCTCCAATGCCCTTGCAGGCAAGCAGAGCTGCACCAATGACCCCCGAACAGTCAGGGCTGCTCCTCAAGGAAACAGCTTGCAAACAAGCTGCCTGGGCACCTGGGCCCCGAAGGActtctcagagctgtgctgcagcagctccaactCCGAGATGCCCTCGGCAGCACATCCCCTGTCCCTGGCGGCTGCTGCGGTGGCGTCAGcgcctgtcccagcccaggtgtgcagggGATGTGTTTGCTGAGGGGGAGGCTGACAATAGGGGGAAATGGGCCGGGCTGTGCGTCCCGATGGCGGCGgcctgcagccccggcccgcgGCAGGCGGAAGCGTCCGGCCTTAGTCAGCGCCGGCCGCACGTGGCAGGAACTCTGCTGTTTGTTTGGGCTCCTGGGGAGGGGAGCTCAGCCTCCCTGGGGACCCACAGCCAAACCTGCAGGCACCTGACACTCCAGCTCCAcgcctggggacatcaggggctGTTCCCCGCTGGTCACGGGCACTGCAGGCTGGCCTAGGTCAGACGTGAGCTTTGGAGGGACATGGAATGAGCACCAGGACTGCCTGAGAGCACTCCAGGTGAAGAACCCAGGCAAGGGGAATCCTTGGCAAGCCTGGGTGCTGCTTTCAGACACTAATCCCTCGTGGGGGCAGGGACGATGCTACCAAGAAGGGTGTCCCTGAGAGTGCCAGACCCAAGCCCTGGTTTGGGTGCGTGCGGCCCTCATCCAGCCAGCGTTCCAGGAACACATTAGCGTTGGCAGACATAGTGCCACTTGCTCCGTGCTCagtggcagtgcctgggcagcCCCACGCTGTGGGGACTGGCCAGGCCACGGGTGTTTGCAGAAAAGCACAGGCCTAGGGCAGGGTGACGCACTGGAGAGCCACACCACAGCCCCAAGCATACGTGGGCACCTACAGGTAAGCGTTCAGTCAGCAGCCCCGACAGTGAGCACAGCTACCACGCCAAAACAGCAGCCCCATGCACACCAAGTGCCTGAGAGaccagagcaggaggcagagacagaaatcacagcacagctcaccctgctctgcccaagCTCCTCTCCTGAAGCCctgggtgggagctgcagcttcaAGTCCCAGAAAGCTTGCAGGAATTTCTCTCCAGTAGCTGTAGAGTGCTGTGCTTGGGAAAAACAAGGCTGAGAGCAGGACGGACTGGTGCAGCAGTGTGCATGGCCTTCTGCCACGGGCAGAGACAGAACAGCCTGGGCCCGCAGCAGATGAAGGCACAGGGAATGGCAACAGTGGGAGGGGTGAGAttctcccagcaggagctgagcagcccTCTCCTCAGGAAAGACACAGAGGTTACTTTTCCACCAGAGAATCAAGCATATTCTGCAGATTAATCACATTTCACCTACCCTGGGGAAAGGGCAGTGAGCACTGAACAAGAGGAGCGGCACACAGGCACAaactggctgctgctctgccgctgctgcccctgctctccagctttcccagcccagcctgtcggtgggcaggggctgccaggcGCTTCTCTCCCCTGCCAAACTGGAACCCAATccacacccagcccagagcctctGGCCGCTTATCATGTGGATGCAGTTCTCCTGCTTTTAGTTGTCATAATATTgacacaaagcaaaataatagCGATGGCGAGACTCTGCCTGGCTCTGGAAGGCAAACAGGCAAGGAGACGGGGAGTAGCAGACTCCGCTATTGtgtgggacagggcagcagccagggctgcttcccagctctgctcctcagcatcACTCCTGCTGATAAGAGGGGATGTGGGATGCGGGCGGAGGGGGAATATAAGCTCCACAGCACACCCTCCCTGATGAGGAGAGTGGACGTGTGTATCGGCAGGGCTTCATCCCAGAGGCTTTCCTAGAATGTGGGTGGAGGTGTGGCTcatctctccctttccctgaaATCTGGCAGCCGCTGAATAGCTGCCATCACCCGCAGCAGACAATGAGCAGAGCGAGCCCGGGGCCAGCTGCAGCGCAGGAGCAGAGGAACTGCGGGGAGCTGGCTGGTGACCAGGAAGCAGCCCAGACTGCTGGTGTCACGGACCCCTTGGTGACCACACGGCGTCCGGGCTGCACTTTGTCTCGCTCCAAGGGCCTGGCTTCCTGCAGCCACACCAGGTTTGCTCCGGGGCTCCTCTGAAGCCAGCCCGGAGGGAtgagcccccagcagcacctcctctATGGCCCAGGCAGAGTGCCATGTGCCATGCACCCTCAAAGTGGTGGCAAGGCCACAGCCAACACCTGCATGGTGCCACTGGGTTTTCTGAGCACTTGTGCCTTTGGtggcagggaaaaaagcaaatgcCTTTTCAGGGTGTGAAGGTCCAGGACACTAATAGCAATGCTGAGGACAACAGCTCCCACCCAGCTCTGTAGCGTGCTCTCTCATCCCTCGCTAGAGCTTGTTTTCCTACATGACATGCAGTGACTTCCCACACTTCCCTCACCTCTTCCTGACCAGCCTGGCCTTTGAaccagctgcctccagctgcctTTATCACGAGGGGAGACCTGGGCTACTGCCATAGATGAATGAGCCGACGAGTGAGGCTCCACATCCAGGGCAGGCATTTGGACGCCAGCTTCCCATGCCTctcccaggggctgggaagagcaagaggcagcccagcctgctctgcttccaCAACAAGCCCTAGAAAAACCTTCATGCTTCCCA
It includes:
- the PGF gene encoding placenta growth factor isoform X1 → MRLLGAFLRLLVAGTLGAPPAPAPEERGTASTESPVLTFREIWNRSFCRPLEQLVDVITEFPNEVEYIFRPSCVSLQRCGGCCGDEGLRCVPVETSTVTMQLLKIKPNGEAPYVEMAFTEHKQCECRPRQDLMRLGRRRSKGRGKRRQDKKGRKDCELCGTPRR
- the PGF gene encoding placenta growth factor isoform X2, which codes for MERCPEAAPEERGTASTESPVLTFREIWNRSFCRPLEQLVDVITEFPNEVEYIFRPSCVSLQRCGGCCGDEGLRCVPVETSTVTMQLLKIKPNGEAPYVEMAFTEHKQCECRPRQDLMRLGRRRSKGRGKRRQDKKGRKDCELCGTPRR